The following are encoded together in the Acinetobacter radioresistens DSM 6976 = NBRC 102413 = CIP 103788 genome:
- a CDS encoding LLM class flavin-dependent oxidoreductase, whose protein sequence is MPNLANTRFSILELVPVRDDKTVRFSLEHSLELAQHAEKLGYERLWLAEHHNMDGIASSATAVLLGYLLANTEHLRVGSGGIMLPNHAPLVVAEQFGTLATLYPDRVELGLGRAPGTDQVTMRALRRGRQETEDQFPQDVQEILHYFKEPQPGQRIVATPGQGTHVPVWLLGSSLFSAQLAARLGLPYSFASHFAPRMLGQAIQLYRENFEPSEYLEKPYVSMGVPVVVAPTDEEANYLATSAYQRVLGLIRGQSLKLKPPVESMDGLWTPAEQLSVRNFYAMGQIGSPATVKAGLEQLLHDYEVDEFIFTCDIYDTQKRLETFSLLMDLKHSA, encoded by the coding sequence ATGCCTAATCTTGCCAACACTCGATTTTCTATTCTGGAATTGGTTCCTGTCCGTGATGACAAGACCGTTCGCTTCTCCCTCGAACATTCTCTTGAATTAGCCCAACATGCTGAAAAGCTAGGCTATGAGCGTTTATGGTTGGCTGAACATCATAATATGGACGGGATTGCCAGTTCGGCAACTGCTGTTCTGCTCGGATATCTCTTGGCCAATACAGAGCATTTACGCGTCGGTTCAGGTGGAATTATGTTGCCTAACCATGCACCACTGGTCGTTGCTGAACAGTTTGGTACTCTAGCGACCTTATATCCGGATCGGGTTGAATTGGGTCTGGGCCGTGCTCCAGGCACAGATCAGGTAACTATGCGTGCTCTACGTCGTGGTCGGCAGGAAACTGAAGACCAGTTTCCACAGGATGTACAGGAAATCCTGCACTACTTTAAAGAACCTCAACCCGGACAAAGAATTGTAGCAACACCAGGACAGGGAACGCATGTACCTGTGTGGCTATTAGGTTCTAGCCTGTTCAGTGCACAGCTGGCAGCAAGGCTCGGGCTCCCCTACTCTTTTGCTTCTCATTTTGCACCGCGTATGCTTGGTCAGGCCATTCAGCTTTATAGAGAAAATTTTGAACCCTCCGAGTATCTTGAAAAACCTTATGTTTCTATGGGCGTACCGGTCGTCGTTGCACCTACAGATGAAGAAGCAAACTATCTGGCTACCAGTGCCTATCAGCGTGTTCTAGGGCTTATTCGTGGTCAGAGCCTAAAACTTAAACCACCTGTAGAAAGTATGGATGGCTTGTGGACACCAGCTGAACAGCTCTCTGTACGTAACTTTTATGCAATGGGCCAGATTGGCTCCCCTGCTACTGTTAAAGCCGGCTTAGAACAGTTGCTGCATGATTATGAAGTTGATGAGTTTATTTTTACCTGTGATATTTATGACACTCAAAAACGACTTGAAACGTTTAGCTTACTGATGGATCTTAAGCATTCTGCCTAA
- a CDS encoding glycine zipper domain-containing protein: MNYKILMIAVVATSAMGMTAGNAGNATNTAITSALGGVVGAAIGQHMGGQTGAMIGSAVGGGAGAAVSSNKRDRNGAIIGGALGAGAGYSVGKNMGGTNGGYIGAALGSAGGSVLGQRVSEDRRYDDRDERRYSSNRYRYNDYRYNNNRYTDNGRHLGHYKNGKRY; this comes from the coding sequence ATGAACTATAAAATTCTAATGATCGCTGTTGTAGCAACCTCAGCCATGGGTATGACAGCAGGTAATGCAGGTAATGCAACCAATACTGCAATTACATCCGCTTTAGGCGGTGTAGTAGGTGCCGCAATTGGGCAGCACATGGGTGGACAAACAGGAGCAATGATTGGCTCAGCTGTAGGTGGCGGTGCAGGTGCTGCGGTTTCCAGCAATAAGCGCGACCGTAATGGCGCAATTATTGGAGGTGCCCTAGGTGCCGGAGCAGGTTATAGCGTTGGGAAGAATATGGGCGGTACAAATGGTGGTTATATTGGTGCGGCGCTAGGTTCTGCCGGCGGCTCAGTATTAGGCCAGCGTGTAAGTGAAGACCGTCGTTATGATGACCGGGATGAGCGTCGTTATAGCTCAAATCGTTATCGTTACAATGATTACCGCTACAACAACAACCGCTATACTGATAATGGCCGCCATTTAGGTCATTATAAAAATGGTAAACGTTATTAA
- a CDS encoding glycine zipper domain-containing protein produces MKLNTVLLSAALATTSMMTVNAYADNTTRVAAASALGSVAGTALGRNMGGNTGAMIGSALGGAGGAAVASNKRNRTESAIGGGVGGVGGYALGKQMGGSTGGLIGSALGAAGGAALGNKIAKDKDDDRRYYNSRQWNKKYRRHR; encoded by the coding sequence ATGAAATTAAATACAGTTTTATTAAGTGCAGCCTTAGCAACTACATCAATGATGACTGTAAATGCATATGCAGACAACACCACTCGTGTTGCAGCAGCAAGTGCGCTCGGAAGTGTAGCAGGCACAGCATTAGGTAGAAATATGGGTGGTAACACTGGTGCAATGATTGGTTCGGCACTAGGTGGTGCAGGTGGTGCAGCTGTAGCGAGTAATAAACGTAACCGTACTGAATCTGCGATTGGTGGTGGTGTAGGTGGTGTAGGTGGTTATGCCCTGGGTAAACAGATGGGTGGTTCAACTGGTGGCCTGATCGGTTCCGCACTGGGAGCAGCCGGAGGCGCAGCTTTAGGCAATAAAATCGCTAAAGATAAAGACGATGACCGCCGTTATTATAACTCTCGTCAATGGAATAAAAAATACCGTCGTCACCGTTAA
- the prfA gene encoding peptide chain release factor 1, whose amino-acid sequence MKESLRLRLDQLSDRYEELTALLADAEVISDNKRFRKLSREHSDLTEITEVWAKYRQAEADIETAEAMLSDPDFKEMAQEEIRENRALIESLESQLNILMIPKDPNDANAAYLEIRAGTGGDEAAIFSGDLFRMYSKYAESCGWRLEILSENEGEHGGYKEIICRVDGDGVYGRMKFESGAHRVQRVPATESQGRVHTSACTVAILPEVDVDTTVDINPADLRIDTYRASGAGGQHINKTDSAVRITHIPTGTVVECQEERSQHKNKAKAMSLLVSRLENAKRAAQESATSEMRRDLVGSGDRSERIRTYNYPQGRMTDHRINLTLYKLDAIMEGDLNELLDSLHREYQADQLAMLAQENGG is encoded by the coding sequence ATGAAAGAATCGCTACGTTTACGCCTTGATCAGTTATCTGACCGTTATGAAGAGCTGACCGCACTGCTGGCAGATGCTGAAGTTATTTCTGATAATAAACGCTTTCGCAAGCTGTCCCGGGAACATAGTGATCTAACTGAAATTACCGAAGTTTGGGCCAAATATCGTCAAGCTGAAGCAGATATTGAAACAGCTGAAGCCATGCTTTCTGACCCTGACTTTAAAGAAATGGCTCAGGAAGAAATTAGAGAGAACCGGGCCCTGATAGAGTCACTTGAAAGTCAGCTTAATATTCTGATGATTCCAAAAGACCCAAATGATGCCAATGCCGCATATCTGGAAATTCGTGCTGGAACAGGCGGTGATGAGGCGGCAATTTTCTCTGGTGATCTGTTCCGTATGTATAGTAAATATGCGGAATCATGTGGATGGCGGCTCGAAATTCTCTCTGAGAATGAAGGCGAACATGGCGGTTATAAAGAAATAATCTGTCGTGTCGATGGTGATGGTGTTTATGGCCGCATGAAATTTGAAAGCGGTGCACATCGAGTACAGCGTGTACCAGCCACAGAATCCCAGGGGCGGGTACACACTTCAGCATGTACTGTAGCGATACTTCCTGAAGTAGATGTGGATACCACAGTAGACATCAATCCGGCTGATTTACGTATTGATACTTATCGTGCATCAGGTGCCGGCGGTCAGCACATTAATAAAACGGACTCAGCTGTACGTATTACCCATATTCCTACCGGCACAGTAGTTGAATGTCAGGAAGAGCGTTCGCAGCACAAGAATAAAGCCAAAGCGATGTCACTTCTGGTTTCACGTTTAGAGAATGCTAAACGTGCTGCACAAGAATCTGCCACTTCTGAAATGCGCCGTGATCTGGTGGGTTCGGGCGACCGCTCTGAACGTATTCGTACCTATAACTATCCGCAGGGACGGATGACTGATCATCGTATTAATCTCACATTGTATAAGCTAGATGCCATTATGGAAGGTGATCTAAATGAGCTTTTAGATAGCTTGCATCGTGAATATCAGGCTGATCAGCTGGCAATGCTGGCACAGGAAAATGGCGGCTAA
- the prmC gene encoding peptide chain release factor N(5)-glutamine methyltransferase has product MKLSEALTIRGIPDSYERQENIWLLEHILNIKMFEFRFRQDKELTAEQQHAYLAALARLEAGEPLAYILGSQPFWTLDLKVTRDTLVPRPDTEVLVETVLTLDLPEETKMVDLGTGTGAIALALASEKPHWSVLATDVYMPTLTVARENADKHGLQQVEFACGAWFAALNQLPEPIFDLIVSNPPYIDAEDRHMKDLATEPVRALVALKQGLADLETIIEQGKSWLRPEGWIVLEHGYEQAKAVRSFFENKGFESVRTVKDYSGNDRVTLGQLI; this is encoded by the coding sequence ATGAAACTTAGTGAGGCCTTGACAATTCGGGGCATACCAGACAGCTATGAACGTCAGGAAAATATCTGGCTACTTGAACATATTCTAAATATAAAAATGTTTGAGTTCAGGTTCCGTCAGGATAAAGAGCTGACGGCCGAGCAGCAGCATGCTTATCTGGCTGCATTGGCTCGACTGGAAGCCGGCGAACCTCTCGCATATATTCTTGGTTCACAGCCATTCTGGACACTTGATCTGAAAGTGACCCGAGATACACTGGTACCACGGCCAGATACTGAAGTACTGGTCGAAACTGTTTTGACGCTGGACTTGCCTGAAGAAACCAAGATGGTGGATTTAGGCACAGGTACAGGTGCCATCGCTCTGGCGCTAGCCTCAGAAAAACCTCACTGGTCGGTTCTGGCTACTGATGTTTATATGCCCACCCTTACAGTTGCCCGTGAAAATGCAGACAAACATGGTTTACAGCAGGTAGAGTTTGCTTGTGGAGCCTGGTTTGCAGCATTGAACCAGTTACCTGAGCCTATATTTGATTTAATCGTATCCAACCCACCCTATATCGATGCAGAAGATCGGCATATGAAAGATCTGGCCACAGAGCCGGTACGGGCTCTCGTTGCGCTTAAGCAAGGTCTGGCTGATTTGGAGACGATTATTGAGCAGGGTAAAAGCTGGTTAAGACCAGAAGGCTGGATTGTACTGGAGCATGGGTATGAACAAGCAAAAGCCGTACGCTCTTTCTTTGAGAATAAAGGGTTTGAGTCGGTTCGTACTGTAAAAGACTATAGTGGCAATGATCGAGTTACATTGGGTCAGCTAATCTGA
- a CDS encoding AraC family transcriptional regulator: MDRTDLEESKGTISVSLVHEALMVAYSRGLDTRLILQKAEIAPEILHSAKARIPVSAYACLWTELADHMNDEFFGMDSHPMRRGSYQLLSKMLLQAETLEKAVQDMLKFLNFILDDLQAELQLEQDKAFLVLHDQGPVKRMFSYATYLMLVHGLICWLSGQRVILDKIELRCMQPLDDQDYRVRFCEKIYYGASQNRIEFSRHYLEIKIKKDKNAWYDFLKHTPQNLLVRYKNPDSLSFSIRKYLSKLIPAEWPELTDIAARFNLSETTMHRRLKYEGVSYQQLKNDIRRDIAIEYLTHTDLSLQDISEQLDFHDASAFHRAFKKWTGVSPGTYRQNRSKL; encoded by the coding sequence ATGGACCGGACAGATTTAGAAGAAAGCAAAGGAACAATATCCGTCAGTCTGGTTCATGAAGCCTTGATGGTGGCCTATAGCCGTGGACTTGATACCCGGCTCATTCTGCAAAAAGCAGAAATAGCACCTGAAATTCTGCACTCAGCCAAAGCACGTATTCCGGTTTCAGCATATGCCTGTCTCTGGACTGAACTGGCTGATCACATGAATGATGAGTTCTTCGGGATGGATAGCCATCCCATGCGTCGTGGTAGTTACCAGTTACTCAGTAAAATGCTGCTACAGGCAGAGACACTTGAAAAAGCAGTTCAGGATATGCTGAAGTTTCTGAACTTTATACTGGATGATTTACAGGCTGAGCTTCAGCTTGAACAAGATAAAGCTTTTCTGGTGCTGCATGATCAAGGTCCAGTCAAACGGATGTTCAGTTACGCGACTTATCTGATGCTGGTACATGGCTTAATATGCTGGTTGAGTGGCCAGCGTGTGATATTGGATAAAATTGAACTGCGGTGCATGCAGCCTCTAGATGATCAGGATTATCGGGTTCGGTTCTGTGAAAAAATCTACTATGGCGCTTCTCAAAACCGGATTGAGTTTAGCCGGCATTATCTTGAAATAAAAATTAAGAAAGATAAAAATGCCTGGTACGATTTTTTAAAGCATACTCCCCAGAATCTTCTGGTTCGTTATAAAAATCCTGATTCCTTAAGCTTTAGTATTCGTAAATACTTAAGTAAGCTTATACCAGCAGAGTGGCCGGAACTTACCGACATTGCTGCTCGCTTTAATCTGTCAGAAACCACTATGCATCGACGTTTAAAATATGAAGGTGTAAGCTATCAGCAGCTAAAAAATGATATCCGTCGTGATATAGCCATTGAATATCTGACCCATACTGATCTTTCATTACAAGATATTAGTGAACAACTCGACTTTCATGATGCCAGTGCTTTTCACCGTGCCTTCAAGAAGTGGACAGGGGTCAGTCCGGGTACTTATCGGCAGAATCGGAGCAAGCTCTAA
- a CDS encoding SDR family NAD(P)-dependent oxidoreductase, with the protein MKTQGKVFVITGGASGLGAASARQLTGQGAQVILVDMNQDAGEQMVQELGPKAQFVKLDVTDEIAVQQLFINISQQFGALHGLINCAGIAPSAKILGKNGLHELALFQRALDINVTGSFNMLRFAAELMSRNSIEEGEEERGIIINTASVAAFEGQIGQAAYSASKGAVVAMTLPLARELAQHAIRVMTIAPGIMETPMLQGLPEKVQEALGQMVPFPPRLAKPAEFAKLVAHIVENTYLNGEVIRLDGAIRMAAK; encoded by the coding sequence ATGAAAACTCAGGGAAAAGTATTTGTTATTACGGGTGGTGCTTCAGGCTTGGGCGCTGCCTCAGCACGACAATTGACCGGACAGGGTGCGCAAGTAATTCTGGTCGACATGAATCAGGATGCTGGTGAGCAGATGGTTCAGGAGCTGGGACCAAAAGCCCAGTTTGTAAAACTTGATGTTACAGATGAAATCGCTGTCCAGCAGCTTTTTATCAATATCTCACAACAGTTTGGTGCATTGCACGGCTTAATCAACTGTGCCGGGATTGCACCTTCAGCCAAAATACTGGGGAAAAATGGGCTACATGAGCTCGCTCTATTTCAACGTGCTCTGGACATCAATGTAACTGGTAGTTTTAACATGCTGCGCTTTGCAGCTGAGTTAATGTCCAGAAACTCTATTGAAGAAGGGGAGGAAGAGCGCGGTATTATCATTAATACGGCATCTGTAGCGGCATTTGAAGGACAGATCGGGCAGGCTGCATATTCGGCCTCTAAAGGTGCTGTGGTGGCTATGACCTTGCCGCTGGCCCGTGAATTGGCACAACACGCTATTCGGGTCATGACTATTGCGCCAGGTATCATGGAGACTCCAATGCTACAAGGCCTGCCAGAGAAAGTGCAGGAAGCATTAGGACAAATGGTACCGTTTCCACCACGATTAGCTAAACCCGCAGAGTTTGCCAAACTGGTTGCTCATATTGTTGAAAATACCTATTTGAATGGGGAAGTAATTCGTCTGGACGGTGCAATCCGTATGGCTGCCAAATAA
- a CDS encoding acyl-CoA dehydrogenase family protein gives MILTAEQRMVQDMLRDYSQQKLKPTAAHRDKTHEFPAQELKELAELGAFGMAIPVEWGGAGLDYISLVLALEEIAAGDGAISTIISVQNSLPCGITYAYSTEAQKQEYLTRFASGEWLGCFCLTEPHVGSDASAISCRAERDGDEWVINGTKQFITSGKHAQVALVFAVTDKTAGKKGISCFLVPTHTPGYVVANIEDKMGQHASDTATIIFENCRIPAENLLGKEGEGYKIALSNLEAGRIGIAAQSVGMARAALDAAVQYANERKAFGVEIVQHQAVAFRLADMATQIEAARQLVFHAASLKDAGLPCLKEASMAKLFASTMAERVCSDSIQIHGGYGYVTDFPVERIYRDVRVSQIYEGASDIQRLVIAREVTKI, from the coding sequence ATGATTTTAACTGCCGAGCAACGTATGGTTCAGGACATGCTTCGTGATTATTCACAGCAAAAACTGAAACCCACTGCTGCCCACCGTGATAAAACGCATGAATTTCCTGCTCAGGAACTTAAAGAGCTGGCTGAGCTGGGTGCTTTTGGTATGGCGATACCAGTTGAATGGGGTGGAGCTGGACTTGACTATATTTCACTGGTGCTTGCTCTAGAGGAAATAGCGGCAGGTGATGGTGCAATTTCAACCATCATTAGCGTACAGAATTCATTGCCTTGTGGTATTACCTATGCATATAGCACTGAGGCACAAAAGCAGGAGTATCTGACCCGCTTTGCCTCAGGTGAATGGCTGGGCTGCTTTTGTCTGACTGAACCGCATGTTGGTTCAGATGCAAGTGCTATCAGTTGCCGTGCTGAACGTGACGGTGATGAATGGGTCATTAATGGCACCAAGCAGTTTATTACCTCAGGTAAACATGCACAGGTTGCGCTGGTTTTTGCAGTTACAGATAAAACCGCAGGCAAAAAAGGTATCTCGTGCTTTTTAGTACCGACTCATACACCTGGTTATGTGGTCGCAAATATTGAAGATAAAATGGGACAGCATGCCTCAGATACGGCCACAATTATTTTTGAAAACTGCAGGATTCCTGCGGAAAATTTGCTGGGTAAGGAAGGAGAAGGTTACAAGATTGCACTTTCAAATCTGGAAGCAGGCCGTATAGGAATTGCAGCGCAATCTGTAGGAATGGCGCGTGCTGCTTTAGACGCTGCTGTACAGTATGCGAATGAACGTAAGGCTTTTGGTGTAGAAATTGTGCAGCATCAGGCAGTGGCTTTTCGTCTAGCAGATATGGCTACACAAATTGAAGCAGCCCGGCAGCTGGTTTTTCATGCAGCTAGTCTGAAAGATGCTGGTCTGCCTTGTTTGAAAGAAGCCTCAATGGCAAAACTGTTTGCTTCTACCATGGCAGAGCGGGTCTGTTCAGATTCTATACAAATTCATGGGGGCTATGGCTATGTAACTGATTTTCCGGTCGAGCGTATCTATCGGGATGTTCGGGTTAGCCAGATTTATGAAGGTGCATCAGATATTCAGAGACTGGTGATTGCACGCGAAGTCACGAAAATCTGA
- a CDS encoding AMP-binding protein, whose amino-acid sequence MKTLEQAYQDFDLQQVIQQQLLGTPEAVNAYIECCERHTGSNRIALYWQGKDGQQAEYSFDQLAQASGQLANYFKSLNIQPGDCVAGLMPRTVELLITILATWRIGAVYQPLFTAFESKAIEHRLTTANTRLVVTHHEQRTKLNGISIPSILTVNLEEYSVPHLENERDFWQILKQYPENCPATMRSFEDDFLMMFTSGTTGLAKSVPVPLKAMVAFKGYMQHAVDLQEQDSFWNLADPGWAYGLYYGVTGPLSLGHSIIMDERGFTVDHALEVIRKYRVSNLTGSPTAFRMFFGFKHKFDEKISEHLRVVSSAGEPLTPEVIHWFKDSLGVNIYDQYGQTELGMVIANHHALEHPKKVGSAGYAIPGHRFVVLDSQHQELGEGGIGILGLDCEQSPLFWFKGYDGHNRKAFAGKYYLTGDTVKLNELGGIDFIGRADDVITTSGYRVGPFDVESTLLECEEVLESAVVGKPDPERTEIVKAFVVLKDQYMASELLKDKLQTYVRSRLSKHAYPKEIEFVSQLPKTSSGKIQRNLLKQQEISQMEKRKVG is encoded by the coding sequence ATGAAGACACTAGAACAGGCATATCAGGATTTTGATCTGCAACAGGTAATTCAGCAACAACTTCTGGGTACGCCTGAAGCTGTCAACGCCTATATAGAGTGTTGTGAGCGTCATACGGGTTCTAACCGTATTGCCTTGTACTGGCAAGGTAAAGACGGCCAACAGGCCGAGTACAGTTTTGATCAGCTGGCTCAGGCGTCAGGCCAATTGGCAAATTATTTCAAATCATTAAATATTCAGCCGGGAGACTGTGTTGCAGGGCTAATGCCAAGAACAGTGGAATTACTGATTACAATTTTAGCCACATGGCGTATTGGGGCAGTCTATCAGCCACTATTTACTGCATTTGAATCTAAAGCAATTGAGCACAGATTAACCACAGCCAATACCCGTCTGGTAGTGACTCATCACGAACAGCGAACCAAACTAAATGGAATTAGTATTCCATCAATTCTTACAGTCAATCTTGAAGAATACTCTGTGCCTCATCTGGAGAATGAAAGAGATTTTTGGCAAATACTCAAGCAGTATCCTGAAAACTGTCCAGCGACTATGCGCAGCTTTGAAGATGATTTCCTGATGATGTTTACCTCAGGTACGACCGGTCTGGCCAAGTCTGTGCCGGTTCCGCTAAAAGCAATGGTAGCGTTCAAAGGTTATATGCAGCATGCCGTCGATTTGCAAGAACAGGATTCATTCTGGAATCTTGCTGATCCGGGCTGGGCCTATGGACTGTATTATGGTGTTACAGGTCCATTAAGCCTAGGTCATAGTATTATTATGGATGAGCGAGGTTTTACGGTAGATCATGCATTGGAAGTCATTCGCAAGTATCGGGTCAGTAACCTGACTGGATCGCCTACTGCATTTCGCATGTTTTTTGGATTCAAACACAAATTTGACGAGAAAATCAGTGAGCATCTACGTGTAGTTAGCAGTGCTGGTGAGCCTTTAACACCAGAAGTCATTCACTGGTTTAAAGATAGTTTGGGGGTCAATATTTACGATCAATACGGCCAAACTGAACTGGGCATGGTAATTGCCAATCATCATGCCCTGGAGCATCCTAAAAAGGTGGGTTCTGCTGGTTATGCCATACCCGGGCACCGTTTTGTAGTATTGGACTCGCAACATCAGGAACTGGGTGAGGGCGGTATTGGAATTTTGGGACTTGACTGCGAGCAGTCTCCCTTATTCTGGTTTAAGGGGTATGACGGGCATAACCGTAAAGCCTTTGCCGGAAAATATTATTTGACAGGCGATACAGTCAAGCTAAATGAATTGGGTGGAATCGATTTTATTGGACGTGCTGACGATGTAATTACTACATCAGGTTATCGGGTAGGTCCGTTTGATGTAGAAAGTACCCTGCTTGAGTGCGAAGAGGTACTCGAATCTGCGGTCGTGGGTAAACCTGATCCTGAACGCACTGAAATTGTCAAAGCGTTCGTGGTACTTAAAGATCAGTATATGGCTTCTGAGCTACTTAAAGATAAATTACAAACCTATGTGCGTTCGCGTTTATCTAAACACGCTTATCCTAAAGAAATCGAATTTGTAAGTCAGCTACCAAAAACATCGAGTGGTAAAATACAGCGCAACCTGTTAAAACAACAAGAAATTTCTCAAATGGAAAAGAGAAAAGTGGGTTAA
- a CDS encoding pyridoxamine 5'-phosphate oxidase family protein has protein sequence MTEHENREKLWELIKDVRFAMISHQTETHEIHAQPMTMLNSERMDEDQNVYFILKDTNDIVQAVEAGRNQLGLAFSKPSDDIYVSISAHGEISTDRALIDKLWNPWAENWFDGKDDPSVRVLVAKAVSAEYWNVTDNKVTHLLKVLKGNITGKTEEPDSEHKRLDL, from the coding sequence ATGACAGAACATGAAAATCGTGAAAAATTATGGGAACTTATTAAAGATGTACGTTTTGCAATGATCAGTCATCAGACTGAAACTCATGAAATTCATGCTCAGCCAATGACTATGCTGAACTCAGAACGTATGGATGAAGACCAGAATGTGTATTTTATTTTAAAAGATACCAATGATATTGTGCAGGCGGTTGAGGCAGGCCGTAATCAACTTGGATTGGCTTTTTCCAAACCCTCTGACGATATTTATGTATCCATCAGTGCACATGGAGAAATCAGTACAGATCGCGCTTTAATTGATAAGTTATGGAACCCATGGGCAGAAAACTGGTTTGATGGCAAGGATGACCCAAGTGTGCGTGTACTTGTTGCCAAGGCAGTTAGTGCAGAATACTGGAATGTCACTGACAATAAGGTTACACATCTTTTAAAAGTCTTAAAAGGTAACATTACCGGTAAGACAGAGGAGCCTGACTCTGAGCATAAGCGTCTTGACCTGTAA
- a CDS encoding HesA/MoeB/ThiF family protein, whose product MHLYSRQILLDGWDIDAQEKLKLANVLIVGAGGIGCTSAELLARAGVGKITVIDADTVEISNLQRQTAFLPQDVGFYKAEILAKRLKEINPYILVEHVNQRLDAENIVDLIARQDLVLDGCDNFSTRYLVNQVCYIQQVPLLSASAIGFQGQLFMVEGNSACYECIFPKGQHTDESLRCADSGVLATTPVMMASLQAHHALLYLGLNLLPLREKLLLWDGLSMKQRILKFENDTNCSACRAKSPLN is encoded by the coding sequence ATGCACTTGTACAGCCGCCAGATTTTACTCGATGGCTGGGATATTGACGCGCAGGAAAAACTCAAGCTGGCAAATGTCCTGATTGTTGGGGCAGGCGGGATCGGTTGCACCTCTGCCGAGTTGCTGGCACGGGCAGGCGTAGGTAAAATTACCGTAATTGATGCTGACACCGTGGAAATCAGTAATTTGCAGCGACAGACTGCTTTTTTGCCACAAGATGTCGGTTTTTATAAGGCTGAAATACTGGCGAAACGTTTAAAAGAGATCAATCCCTATATTCTGGTAGAACATGTTAATCAACGGCTTGATGCAGAAAATATAGTTGATTTAATTGCCAGACAGGACTTGGTTCTGGACGGATGCGATAATTTCTCTACTCGCTATCTGGTAAACCAAGTGTGTTATATACAACAGGTTCCTTTATTGAGTGCTTCAGCCATTGGCTTTCAAGGCCAGCTTTTTATGGTAGAAGGTAACTCTGCCTGTTATGAATGTATTTTTCCTAAAGGCCAGCATACGGATGAAAGTTTGCGCTGTGCTGATTCGGGAGTCTTGGCCACTACACCGGTAATGATGGCGTCATTACAAGCGCATCATGCTTTATTATATTTAGGTTTAAATCTTTTACCATTACGAGAAAAACTTTTACTCTGGGATGGTTTGAGTATGAAACAACGTATACTTAAATTTGAAAACGATACAAATTGTTCAGCCTGTCGAGCAAAAAGCCCTTTAAACTAG